The Xylophilus rhododendri region TTGAACAGGATCCACAGCCGCCCCGCCAAGGTGGTCGGCGACTGGGTGGAGGGGTGCGCGAACATGGAGCGAGCATGAACCGCCTCGGGCCGGGCCCAAGGCGGACGATCCCCGCTGAATCGGTAGGCGGATGCCGACGCCTCGCGACGCCGACGCCCGCTCAGTAACGGCCGGTGGAGTACTGGCCCTGCGGCTCGTTGACCGTCTGGTAGGCCGGATCGCGCGCCGCCTGCGTGGAATAGGTGTGGCCCTGGCCCAGGCGGAAGCCGTTGCCCTCCACCGTCACCCGTTCGCCCACAGGCACCGGAGCGGTGTGGTTGTAGGTACGCACGGTGCCGTTGTCCATGCGGACCTTGATCTGGTAGGTCGTCGTGGTGCGGGTCCGTTTCTCGACCGTATTGCCCAGGTACGCGCCACCACCCGCGCCCAGCAGCGTGGCCGCCATGCGCCCGTTGCCATGGCCGACCTGGTTGCCCAGCACGGCCCCCAGCACGCCACCGGCGACCGCGCCCACACCGCTGGCCGGCGCGGCCTGCTGGATCGGCGTGACGGATTCGATGCGGCCGCAATCGGCACAGACCGGCGCACGGGCCACGGGCGCCGCGGCCGGCTGCGCATAGCTGCCGGTATAGCCCGTGCCCGAACTACGCGGGGCCGGCGCGGGCGCGGTGACCACCGGGCGGGATGCGGCGACGGCCGGCGGCG contains the following coding sequences:
- a CDS encoding outer membrane lipoprotein — its product is MASAAPVVTAPPAVAASRPVVTAPAPAPRSSGTGYTGSYAQPAAAPVARAPVCADCGRIESVTPIQQAAPASGVGAVAGGVLGAVLGNQVGHGNGRMAATLLGAGGGAYLGNTVEKRTRTTTTYQIKVRMDNGTVRTYNHTAPVPVGERVTVEGNGFRLGQGHTYSTQAARDPAYQTVNEPQGQYSTGRY